The Mucilaginibacter yixingensis genome window below encodes:
- a CDS encoding glycosyltransferase family 2 protein — translation MKNNSTLVSICIPAYNCEGFIPQALQCLLAQTYNNIELIVVNDGSTDGTLKLVESIKDSRLNVITNANRGASAARNIAFQRSKGQNIIFFDADDWVAPDFITKQLLALNGADNSVVLSAWGRFYNNDLNTFKAAEISSGQISFTEWINQYWYNANPMTNPGRALIPRKLIETVSWNKDLTLNDDLEYFTRVFLNTEKIILNSDAMLYYRSGVSGLSGTKNQQAYQSLFNSVKISTTLVLNHYPNNTLIKKSCANMWQSIVYELYPRQGHLVKLAEQNIEKLGGSDLTFPAGGYSRLLSYFIGWRAAKKIKTLLLAW, via the coding sequence TTGAAAAACAACAGCACCTTAGTTTCCATTTGTATACCGGCTTATAATTGTGAGGGATTTATTCCACAAGCACTACAGTGCCTGCTTGCGCAAACATATAATAATATTGAACTGATTGTTGTAAACGATGGCTCTACTGATGGCACATTAAAACTGGTTGAAAGCATAAAAGACAGCAGGCTAAACGTCATCACTAATGCCAACCGGGGAGCCTCGGCTGCACGAAACATTGCTTTTCAAAGGTCAAAAGGACAAAACATTATTTTTTTTGATGCTGACGACTGGGTGGCCCCGGATTTTATTACCAAACAATTACTTGCATTAAATGGAGCAGATAATTCAGTAGTGCTCTCGGCCTGGGGGCGGTTTTATAATAATGATCTAAATACATTTAAGGCAGCCGAAATATCAAGTGGCCAAATCAGCTTCACAGAATGGATAAATCAATACTGGTACAATGCCAACCCTATGACAAATCCGGGACGTGCACTCATTCCCCGAAAACTTATTGAAACAGTTTCCTGGAACAAAGATTTGACTTTAAATGACGACCTCGAGTATTTTACACGTGTTTTTTTAAATACAGAGAAAATCATCCTTAATTCTGACGCCATGCTGTATTACCGATCAGGAGTCAGCGGATTATCAGGCACTAAAAACCAGCAAGCCTACCAGTCACTTTTTAATTCTGTAAAAATTTCTACCACCCTTGTACTAAACCATTACCCTAACAATACATTAATAAAGAAAAGTTGTGCCAACATGTGGCAAAGCATTGTTTATGAATTGTATCCACGTCAGGGTCACTTAGTTAAATTGGCCGAGCAAAACATAGAAAAACTCGGTGGCTCGGATTTAACTTTTCCCGCCGGTGGATATTCTCGTTTACTATCATATTTTATTGGCTGGCGGGCAGCGAAAAAGATTAAAACATTGTTATTAGCATGGTAA
- a CDS encoding glycosyltransferase, giving the protein MATDSNSIVQSLWIGGQLSKVEQLCIQSFLDHGHEFHLYAYEDIKNAPARTQVIDASNIMPASSIFRYKAGWAKGSVSGFADVFRVMMVLKNGGWWVDMDMICLKKLDFKNDFVICSSYEGEYDQLVNNCIFKCPQQHPFLQYCLDEIKKIDLENMDFGLAGPFLFQRAIKNLGLEEQVSPYQIFNPIAWKNVSELVLGQLSPANKIKEQLRPIFKPATMPGRKISDSSYTVHFWNEVWKNCNLDKNGTYGSSSLFEKLKRKHGIS; this is encoded by the coding sequence ATGGCAACAGATAGCAATTCCATAGTACAATCGTTATGGATTGGCGGTCAGCTTTCAAAAGTTGAACAACTTTGTATCCAGTCTTTTTTAGATCATGGGCATGAGTTTCATTTATATGCTTATGAGGATATTAAGAATGCGCCCGCTCGAACGCAAGTTATCGATGCAAGCAACATCATGCCGGCAAGTTCTATATTTCGCTACAAAGCCGGGTGGGCAAAAGGCTCAGTATCTGGCTTTGCCGATGTTTTTAGAGTAATGATGGTTCTTAAAAATGGAGGATGGTGGGTAGATATGGATATGATTTGCCTAAAGAAACTCGATTTTAAGAACGATTTTGTAATCTGCTCGAGTTACGAAGGTGAATATGATCAATTAGTTAATAACTGCATTTTCAAATGTCCTCAACAGCATCCGTTCCTTCAGTATTGCTTAGATGAAATAAAAAAAATTGATTTAGAAAACATGGATTTCGGACTAGCCGGTCCATTTCTATTTCAGCGGGCTATAAAAAATTTAGGTTTGGAAGAGCAGGTCTCTCCATACCAGATTTTTAATCCTATAGCCTGGAAAAACGTAAGCGAATTGGTTTTAGGGCAGTTATCGCCCGCTAATAAAATTAAAGAACAACTAAGGCCGATTTTTAAACCGGCCACCATGCCCGGTAGAAAGATATCAGATTCATCATACACAGTGCACTTTTGGAATGAGGTTTGGAAGAATTGTAATCTTGATAAAAACGGCACCTACGGCAGTTCATCGCTTTTTGAAAAACTTAAACGCAAACACGGTATTTCCTGA
- a CDS encoding glycosyltransferase family 2 protein, whose amino-acid sequence MKFSLLVPCYNAECFIEGFLRNISELILPFDEILFYDDASTDNTTDILSSKGYKVIKGNSNRGPGYARNVLAEHASGDYLHFHDIDDLLRPDFLEKSYEILQQTEYDVILCNVDWYDSNLEKIILSWKYSNRELNNNPLPYIISHPVGGINGLYRRSVFLNTGGFNTNLRIWEDADMHVKLASKAGVTFKVIEEVLSLSVRYSTSLSSNQSLGWVTRFELLQQYYNNFTDKTVREAIGQQAQITASSLIMCGLLDVAKKALQLSEHCRVKVPQSKNYPWKVLKRILPARVRIGLRMLQLRHAFRHHSASNN is encoded by the coding sequence ATGAAATTTAGCCTGCTTGTACCTTGCTATAATGCCGAATGTTTCATTGAAGGATTTTTACGCAACATCTCAGAGCTGATCTTGCCTTTTGATGAAATATTATTCTATGATGATGCCAGTACAGACAATACAACAGACATATTATCATCCAAAGGTTATAAGGTTATTAAAGGTAATAGTAACCGCGGACCGGGCTACGCGCGAAATGTGCTCGCGGAACATGCCTCAGGGGATTACCTCCACTTTCATGATATAGACGATCTGCTTCGACCAGACTTTCTTGAGAAAAGCTATGAAATACTTCAACAAACTGAGTATGATGTTATACTATGTAATGTCGACTGGTACGACAGCAATTTGGAAAAGATTATTTTAAGTTGGAAATATTCTAACCGGGAGTTGAACAACAACCCATTGCCATATATTATTTCGCACCCCGTTGGTGGCATCAATGGTTTATACCGGCGAAGTGTTTTTCTTAACACGGGCGGCTTTAACACCAATCTGCGCATCTGGGAAGATGCCGATATGCATGTAAAACTGGCTTCAAAAGCCGGCGTGACCTTCAAGGTAATAGAAGAAGTTTTATCTCTATCTGTCAGGTACTCAACTTCGTTAAGCAGCAACCAGTCGTTAGGATGGGTTACGCGCTTTGAGCTGCTACAACAATATTATAATAACTTTACGGATAAAACCGTAAGAGAAGCCATTGGGCAACAGGCACAAATTACTGCAAGCAGCCTAATTATGTGCGGGCTATTAGATGTGGCTAAGAAAGCCCTTCAACTAAGTGAACACTGCCGGGTAAAAGTACCGCAAAGCAAAAACTATCCATGGAAGGTACTTAAACGTATTTTGCCCGCGAGAGTGCGAATAGGGTTGCGCATGTTACAGTTACGGCATGCGTTCAGACATCATAGCGCATCAAATAATTAA
- a CDS encoding glycosyltransferase, producing the protein MRKSICIISQSHLSRNPRVLKECLALQQEGYQVTILTAIYSHDLLNEDKQLLKNSGVTCLFYSDLRKKNFRTFKDRLIRKTMVFLQQYFGVESTLSLGYGAKRLKKMSRQIQADLFICHQELPTCIGTWLLKKGKKTAFDLEDWYAEDLLPETQKKRPIHLLKAAEQYVLHNGTYCTTTSITLAKKLSVVYQSPQPAVLYNVFPKPNIPGGEKTFNTPLKLFWFSQTIGPGRGLEQFIALLHYINAPVELHLLGAADTRYQSLLTGAIPLQHSIHFHGLVPTQQLPGVIAQFDIGLALEMDEPPSRNYTITNKFFQYIQSGLPVIASATVGQLEAFESYTPGYMLEHGMSEADAPGLASWLNNADALQAARQRALQAAEFFNWENESKKLVALVENAIGK; encoded by the coding sequence TTGAGAAAAAGTATTTGTATTATCTCACAATCGCACCTCAGCCGCAATCCGCGTGTACTCAAAGAATGCCTGGCGCTACAACAAGAAGGTTACCAGGTAACTATACTTACTGCCATTTACAGCCACGATTTATTGAATGAGGATAAACAACTGCTAAAAAACAGTGGCGTGACCTGCCTTTTCTATAGCGACCTGCGCAAAAAAAATTTCCGGACTTTTAAAGACAGGTTGATTCGTAAAACGATGGTCTTTCTACAACAATATTTCGGTGTAGAAAGCACCCTGAGTTTAGGCTATGGCGCCAAAAGATTAAAAAAAATGAGCAGGCAAATACAGGCCGATCTTTTTATCTGTCATCAGGAACTACCTACCTGCATCGGCACATGGCTATTAAAAAAAGGCAAAAAAACAGCCTTCGATCTGGAAGATTGGTATGCCGAAGATCTACTGCCCGAAACACAAAAGAAGCGCCCAATACACTTGTTAAAGGCGGCAGAGCAGTACGTATTACACAATGGTACATACTGTACCACTACCTCAATTACTTTAGCTAAAAAGCTGTCAGTGGTATACCAAAGCCCACAGCCCGCTGTGCTTTACAATGTGTTTCCCAAACCCAATATACCGGGCGGCGAAAAAACTTTCAATACACCGCTTAAGCTATTCTGGTTTTCACAAACTATAGGGCCTGGCCGCGGACTGGAGCAATTTATTGCTTTGTTGCATTACATCAATGCACCGGTAGAGCTGCATTTACTTGGCGCTGCAGATACCAGGTATCAGTCCCTGCTAACGGGGGCTATACCTTTACAGCATAGCATCCATTTTCATGGGTTGGTACCAACACAGCAGCTTCCGGGAGTAATAGCTCAGTTTGACATCGGCTTGGCGCTTGAGATGGATGAACCGCCAAGCCGTAATTATACCATCACCAATAAGTTTTTCCAGTATATCCAATCGGGTTTGCCGGTTATTGCGTCGGCCACGGTAGGGCAACTGGAAGCTTTTGAAAGCTATACCCCGGGCTACATGCTGGAACATGGAATGTCAGAAGCCGATGCTCCGGGGTTGGCCTCCTGGCTAAATAATGCCGATGCGCTACAGGCAGCACGCCAAAGGGCACTACAGGCGGCGGAGTTCTTTAACTGGGAAAATGAATCAAAAAAACTGGTAGCACTGGTTGAAAATGCCATCGGCAAATAA
- a CDS encoding nucleotide-diphospho-sugar transferase has translation MLQTPVLFIIFNRPKQTSVTFNAIRAQKPKQLFVAADGPRADHQDDEAQIAACKAIIKAVDWDCEIKTHYRDKNLGCGAGPADAITWFFSHVEEGIILEDDCVANPSFFDFCTVLLQRYRDTEQVMMICGTSYQPAPLDTTSYYFSKYPHVWGWASWRRAWSRYNFVLDYENESAITEIIARTFINKRERIKWIYNMNLIKTGLDAWDYQWMYWIWKNNGLCITPWRNMISNIGFGVHATHTFDAASKQAEMLQYELTGIVHPAIVKQHQQADAYERFHILIDPLPVIYRRKFQSVINRIKNVFS, from the coding sequence ATGTTGCAAACACCCGTTCTATTCATCATTTTTAACAGGCCGAAGCAAACATCTGTAACATTTAACGCTATCAGAGCGCAAAAGCCCAAACAACTCTTTGTGGCGGCCGATGGACCGCGAGCAGACCACCAGGATGATGAAGCACAGATTGCTGCCTGCAAAGCCATCATTAAGGCCGTGGATTGGGATTGCGAAATTAAAACACATTACCGCGATAAAAACCTGGGGTGTGGTGCCGGGCCGGCTGATGCTATTACTTGGTTTTTTAGTCACGTTGAAGAAGGCATTATCCTTGAAGATGATTGCGTAGCCAACCCAAGCTTCTTTGACTTTTGCACAGTTTTACTGCAACGTTATCGTGATACAGAACAGGTAATGATGATCTGCGGCACCAGCTATCAACCTGCCCCCCTAGACACTACATCCTATTATTTTTCAAAATATCCTCATGTATGGGGTTGGGCCAGTTGGCGACGTGCCTGGAGCCGGTACAACTTTGTATTGGATTACGAAAATGAATCGGCTATTACCGAAATCATTGCACGCACCTTTATTAATAAGCGCGAGCGTATTAAGTGGATATATAACATGAACCTTATAAAAACAGGCCTCGACGCTTGGGATTATCAGTGGATGTATTGGATATGGAAAAATAACGGTTTGTGCATAACTCCGTGGCGTAATATGATTAGCAATATTGGGTTTGGTGTACACGCTACTCATACCTTTGATGCTGCTTCAAAACAAGCTGAAATGTTACAATATGAGTTAACCGGCATCGTTCATCCGGCAATAGTAAAACAGCATCAACAGGCCGACGCCTATGAGCGCTTTCACATTCTTATTGATCCGCTTCCTGTTATTTATCGCAGAAAGTTTCAATCGGTTATCAACCGCATAAAAAACGTATTCAGTTAG
- a CDS encoding DUF563 domain-containing protein, whose protein sequence is MPKPTRLTGLTLSCLTVGADGGFYHFFYEAITKLYIYQPFISQAQQIIFNGPVTNWKLKWLQLAKVDSSKVIWMENQGHYVAEQLLFTNRLVADQQINPWSIYALRSLFNVPVACSFTHPSGILWLTRKNVQARNIVWEDKLLSLFPAINSVVLEDMSIEQTIAMFRSAQIVIAPHGASLSNILFCNTGTKVLELYDKGTYFQPCYFRLSELCKLRHEIAYLNFNNADDEVYGLTLAKKLITNLLQNA, encoded by the coding sequence TTGCCTAAACCAACCCGGTTAACCGGATTAACATTATCCTGTTTAACCGTGGGTGCCGACGGCGGGTTTTATCATTTTTTTTATGAAGCAATAACGAAACTATACATATACCAGCCTTTCATTTCACAGGCGCAACAGATTATATTTAACGGTCCGGTAACCAATTGGAAGTTAAAATGGCTGCAACTCGCAAAAGTTGATAGCTCTAAAGTGATCTGGATGGAAAACCAGGGGCATTATGTTGCGGAGCAATTACTGTTCACCAATCGGCTTGTTGCAGATCAACAGATCAACCCCTGGAGCATTTATGCTTTAAGATCACTATTTAATGTTCCGGTTGCCTGCTCATTTACGCACCCATCCGGTATTTTATGGCTCACTCGCAAAAATGTACAAGCAAGAAATATAGTATGGGAAGATAAATTACTATCACTTTTTCCGGCTATAAATTCTGTTGTGTTAGAAGACATGTCTATTGAGCAAACTATTGCAATGTTCCGGTCAGCCCAAATAGTTATAGCACCGCATGGGGCCTCACTCAGCAATATATTATTCTGCAATACGGGCACTAAAGTTTTAGAATTATATGATAAAGGCACCTATTTTCAGCCCTGCTATTTCCGCCTCTCAGAACTATGCAAACTAAGGCACGAAATTGCCTATTTAAACTTCAACAATGCAGATGATGAGGTTTATGGTTTAACTCTGGCTAAAAAACTAATAACCAATCTATTACAAAATGCGTAG
- a CDS encoding glycosyl transferase, producing MLQQIINILYRYPRSTLKRYARFGGYLNYRRMLHGRNKMQQMAINLPPVQSYPDGLPIYFLTGRNYLYQTLFCIQSLVRVTTAQFKFILVDDGTFNHQITEQIKRQLPGAAIIMQETIEQNLNTILPAVKFQALRNKRKVYPHLKKLTDIHALPGNEWKLVMDSDMLFWHEPKALINWLKHPQFPIYMVDCVESYGYTTQLMKSLCGTNLPTLINVGIIGLNSNSINWQDLESWTSELEAKEGPSYYLEQALTAMLIGQQPALVLSGDDYIVNPDKNIIYGQQKILHHYVDLSKEFYFKHAWQQIAIP from the coding sequence GTGCTACAGCAAATTATCAATATCCTTTACCGGTACCCCAGGTCAACATTAAAAAGATATGCACGGTTTGGCGGCTATCTAAACTATCGCCGCATGCTGCATGGCCGCAACAAGATGCAGCAGATGGCCATAAACCTACCCCCTGTTCAATCATATCCAGATGGCCTGCCTATCTATTTTTTAACCGGCCGCAACTACTTGTATCAAACGTTATTTTGTATCCAATCGCTGGTACGGGTAACCACTGCCCAGTTTAAATTTATATTGGTTGATGACGGCACTTTTAATCACCAGATAACAGAACAGATAAAACGCCAATTGCCCGGGGCTGCTATTATTATGCAGGAAACCATCGAGCAAAATCTAAATACAATATTACCTGCCGTAAAATTCCAGGCACTGCGTAATAAGCGTAAGGTTTATCCTCACCTAAAAAAACTTACAGACATACATGCACTTCCCGGTAATGAGTGGAAACTGGTAATGGACTCTGATATGCTTTTCTGGCACGAGCCTAAGGCATTGATAAACTGGCTAAAACATCCGCAATTTCCTATATACATGGTAGATTGTGTTGAAAGTTATGGCTACACCACCCAGTTGATGAAAAGTTTATGTGGCACCAACTTACCAACCTTAATCAATGTGGGGATTATAGGTTTGAACAGCAATAGCATTAATTGGCAGGATCTGGAAAGCTGGACTAGTGAGTTGGAAGCAAAAGAGGGCCCATCCTATTACCTCGAACAAGCGCTTACAGCTATGCTGATTGGCCAGCAGCCTGCCCTGGTTTTAAGCGGCGACGATTATATCGTAAATCCGGATAAAAACATTATTTACGGACAGCAAAAAATCTTGCATCATTATGTCGACCTTTCTAAAGAATTTTATTTCAAGCATGCATGGCAACAGATAGCAATTCCATAG
- a CDS encoding DUF5672 family protein yields the protein MYKDIPSHNEIISLRQCLSVLGHYPIEFVGPASLNTASYCEFCSPKTPFNYNSFDDAYFKDVNGYNRLLLSKNFYKRFSNYRYILIHQLDAFVFKDELSYWCHQGYHYIGAPQVAHLNGPGEIQFLKGYSKVLNIINALFKTNYTVKNVGNGGFSLRHVTKCLGLMSLMHSKLKAWGNLNEDGFFKYAGNLLSPYFKLPTEDIALKFAVEINPQAAIASLNGSLPFGCHAFDKYEPEFWEKYIPGLKTEFANANQSARSN from the coding sequence GTGTATAAAGATATACCCAGCCATAACGAAATAATCAGTCTACGCCAATGCTTGTCTGTGCTTGGCCATTACCCTATTGAATTTGTAGGACCAGCATCATTAAATACGGCCAGTTACTGCGAGTTTTGCTCCCCCAAGACTCCATTTAATTACAACAGTTTTGACGATGCCTATTTTAAAGACGTCAACGGATACAACCGCCTATTACTTTCTAAAAACTTCTATAAACGATTTAGTAATTACCGATATATCCTTATCCATCAATTGGATGCGTTTGTTTTTAAAGACGAACTGAGTTATTGGTGCCATCAGGGCTATCATTACATTGGCGCCCCGCAAGTTGCTCATTTAAATGGTCCGGGAGAGATTCAGTTTCTTAAAGGCTATTCTAAAGTACTCAACATTATCAATGCCTTGTTTAAAACAAATTATACTGTAAAAAACGTGGGTAATGGGGGCTTCTCATTGCGACATGTAACCAAATGTCTTGGGTTGATGAGTTTAATGCATTCAAAACTTAAAGCCTGGGGAAATTTAAATGAAGATGGCTTTTTTAAATATGCAGGTAATTTATTGTCCCCATACTTTAAACTGCCAACAGAAGACATTGCTCTTAAGTTTGCAGTAGAGATCAATCCCCAGGCTGCAATAGCCAGTCTTAACGGCAGTTTGCCTTTTGGTTGCCATGCTTTTGATAAATATGAACCGGAGTTCTGGGAGAAATATATTCCAGGTCTAAAAACAGAATTTGCCAATGCCAATCAATCTGCCAGATCTAACTGA
- a CDS encoding glycosyltransferase family 2 protein encodes MVTCRIFLLTYNRNQLLPRAVNSILNQTFTNWVCELHNDNPEDNFPAEYIRSLNDDRFVVINHPQNLGATSTFNLAFAACNEDYASILEDDNWWEPAFLQTGIEAMLADNSVEVIVCNENIWVEQIDGSWHDTRQTIWPETMGQQFYTYNLVNKCGSAKICNSSMIWKTQHAAQWITPNNIPVDVTEHFRERLMPHPILLINTPLANYARTLVSHRSKDTAVWGAYQVLLIASVFQLLNFADSQKFAARLWEQSANNSPYQTTLINTALAIKQASPLLKYVSTANKFRYLLTILRNPIRWFKIVNASYNYPTQWTFLLEHTYFTGI; translated from the coding sequence ATGGTAACTTGTCGTATTTTTTTGCTTACATATAACCGTAACCAGCTTTTGCCAAGAGCTGTGAACAGTATACTCAATCAAACTTTTACCAATTGGGTGTGTGAACTCCACAATGATAACCCTGAAGACAATTTCCCTGCAGAATATATTCGGTCCTTAAATGATGACAGATTTGTAGTTATCAATCACCCTCAAAACCTTGGCGCTACATCTACCTTTAACCTGGCATTTGCCGCTTGTAATGAAGATTATGCCAGTATACTTGAAGATGATAACTGGTGGGAGCCTGCGTTTTTGCAAACAGGAATTGAGGCAATGCTGGCAGATAACTCTGTTGAAGTTATTGTATGCAACGAAAATATATGGGTTGAACAAATAGATGGTAGTTGGCATGATACCCGCCAAACAATATGGCCTGAAACTATGGGCCAGCAGTTCTATACCTATAACCTTGTCAATAAGTGTGGATCGGCAAAAATTTGCAATAGCTCAATGATCTGGAAAACGCAGCATGCAGCTCAATGGATAACGCCCAACAATATACCGGTTGACGTAACTGAACATTTTAGAGAGAGATTGATGCCACACCCCATATTACTGATCAATACACCATTGGCAAATTATGCAAGAACACTCGTTTCACATCGATCCAAAGATACCGCGGTTTGGGGGGCATACCAGGTATTATTAATTGCTTCAGTATTTCAATTGTTGAATTTTGCTGATAGCCAAAAGTTTGCCGCCCGCTTGTGGGAACAATCAGCAAATAATTCACCATACCAAACAACACTTATAAACACCGCTTTGGCAATAAAACAAGCATCGCCATTATTAAAATACGTGTCGACTGCTAATAAGTTCAGGTATTTGCTTACAATACTAAGAAACCCCATACGCTGGTTTAAAATAGTTAACGCTTCTTATAATTATCCGACGCAGTGGACCTTTCTTCTTGAACATACATACTTTACAGGCATTTGA
- a CDS encoding DapH/DapD/GlmU-related protein, with amino-acid sequence MRRLSGIFIRIFFRSRGIDLRSHIIIKPNVFLSRGFYNGRKGHVVIHNNCELCRGVIIKAYGGQVTIYQNTFLGEHVTIYGHGGVEIGQNTLIAMHTCIVSSNHTIPSKDTLIRSQPDILLPVKIGNDVWIGAGAKILGGVTIGDGCVVGAGAVVTKDLPPYAVAMGVPARITAYRQ; translated from the coding sequence ATGCGTAGATTATCAGGCATATTCATTCGCATTTTCTTTCGCTCCCGCGGTATAGATCTTCGCAGCCATATTATTATCAAACCTAATGTTTTTCTGTCGCGTGGCTTTTATAATGGCAGGAAAGGACACGTTGTCATTCATAATAATTGCGAGTTGTGCCGGGGCGTCATCATCAAAGCATATGGCGGTCAGGTAACCATTTATCAAAACACTTTTCTGGGTGAGCACGTAACCATCTACGGTCATGGCGGTGTGGAAATTGGTCAAAATACGCTGATTGCGATGCATACCTGCATTGTTAGCTCTAACCATACCATCCCAAGTAAAGATACCTTGATCCGCTCCCAGCCTGATATTCTTTTACCGGTTAAAATAGGCAATGATGTATGGATTGGCGCAGGAGCTAAAATTTTAGGTGGCGTAACCATAGGAGATGGCTGTGTGGTTGGCGCCGGAGCAGTTGTGACCAAAGACTTACCACCTTATGCCGTTGCAATGGGGGTGCCGGCACGGATAACTGCTTACAGGCAATGA
- a CDS encoding glycosyltransferase family 2 protein, whose translation MPINLPDLTEYRAAFEAEGVTPPFLEVPVTTNGLLDQLPTPLVDKQGWPWTAQTNAAIYDKCNNWPKLTIVTPSYNQGQFLEQTIRSVLLQNYPNLEYIIIDGGSTDNTVEILEKYSPWISYWHSKKDNGQSHAINMGFSIASGDYYAWINSDDFYLEDTFHTVAKTFLNKKVDFIYGYGYNFKVATQQYHLIQTPPLLDYFLRIPALIQPSCFWRATIHQPLWEELHCSLDYELWQRLVKGHLRKLIKKPLSVANIHDENKTTSPAMSAAWEKDHKLICDKNAHGPVYNWDRIMHLYRFYKKFWGVK comes from the coding sequence ATGCCAATCAATCTGCCAGATCTAACTGAATACCGTGCGGCATTTGAAGCAGAAGGCGTAACTCCACCTTTCTTGGAAGTACCTGTTACCACCAACGGTTTATTGGATCAACTGCCAACGCCCCTGGTCGATAAACAAGGTTGGCCCTGGACGGCACAAACCAATGCTGCCATATATGACAAATGTAACAACTGGCCCAAACTCACCATTGTTACCCCATCATATAATCAGGGGCAATTTCTGGAGCAAACTATACGATCGGTACTATTACAAAACTATCCCAATCTTGAATATATCATTATAGACGGGGGAAGTACAGACAATACGGTAGAGATACTTGAGAAATATTCGCCATGGATAAGTTACTGGCACAGCAAAAAAGATAACGGACAAAGCCATGCCATTAATATGGGGTTTAGCATAGCCTCGGGCGATTATTATGCATGGATAAATAGCGACGATTTTTACCTTGAGGATACTTTCCACACTGTGGCTAAAACATTTCTCAATAAAAAAGTAGATTTCATTTATGGTTACGGTTATAATTTTAAAGTCGCCACACAACAATACCACCTGATACAAACCCCTCCTCTGCTCGACTATTTTTTAAGAATACCTGCACTTATACAGCCATCTTGTTTTTGGCGCGCCACTATTCATCAACCACTTTGGGAAGAGCTCCATTGTTCGCTCGACTATGAACTTTGGCAGCGTTTAGTTAAAGGGCATTTGCGCAAACTGATTAAAAAGCCCTTGTCTGTAGCCAATATTCATGATGAGAATAAGACAACCAGCCCGGCTATGAGTGCGGCGTGGGAAAAAGACCATAAACTTATATGCGATAAAAATGCCCACGGGCCCGTCTATAACTGGGATAGGATTATGCATCTTTATAGGTTCTACAAAAAGTTCTGGGGAGTGAAATGA
- a CDS encoding glycosyltransferase produces the protein MSIKLSVIIPTYNPDADILGQTLQALKVQSLPSSEWELIIIDNNSTPAVKVDLQWHPHATIVKEPNQGLTYARIKGFEEAKGDVVVMVDDDNILAADYLQHALQLLENRPALGAAGGKSLPEFKAEPPVWIKDFYGNLALRDLGNEAVTGKWEGCYPGFAPIGAGMIIRKTALKNYIRHINEGARLISDRQGQSLGSGGDNDMVLNILKDGWEIGYFPQLVLHHIIPANRLEYRYLARLNKDSFKSWIKVLHIHGINPWKKTSRWSVPLRKLKLWFTQRAYVGKANFIKWQGYCGMAEALADL, from the coding sequence ATGAGTATTAAACTATCTGTTATCATACCTACCTATAATCCGGATGCAGATATTCTTGGTCAAACGTTGCAGGCTCTAAAAGTGCAAAGTTTACCGTCATCAGAATGGGAACTGATTATTATAGATAACAATTCAACCCCGGCTGTTAAGGTTGATTTACAATGGCATCCGCACGCCACAATAGTTAAAGAACCTAATCAAGGTCTTACCTATGCCCGCATAAAAGGTTTTGAGGAGGCTAAAGGAGATGTAGTGGTAATGGTAGACGACGATAACATTTTAGCGGCTGATTATTTGCAGCATGCACTGCAACTGTTGGAGAACCGGCCGGCACTGGGCGCTGCAGGTGGCAAATCATTGCCTGAATTTAAGGCAGAGCCTCCTGTGTGGATTAAAGATTTTTACGGCAATCTTGCATTAAGAGACTTAGGCAACGAAGCAGTAACCGGCAAATGGGAAGGCTGTTATCCGGGCTTTGCACCAATAGGTGCCGGTATGATTATCAGAAAGACGGCCCTAAAAAACTACATCCGTCATATCAATGAGGGAGCAAGACTAATCAGTGATCGACAAGGGCAATCGCTTGGCTCTGGTGGCGATAACGATATGGTGTTAAATATATTGAAAGACGGTTGGGAGATTGGCTATTTCCCACAATTGGTATTGCATCATATTATCCCGGCCAATCGCTTAGAGTACCGCTACCTGGCCAGGCTTAATAAAGACAGTTTTAAATCATGGATCAAGGTATTGCACATCCACGGCATCAATCCTTGGAAGAAAACATCGCGCTGGTCTGTACCTTTACGCAAGTTAAAACTGTGGTTTACCCAACGCGCTTACGTGGGTAAAGCCAACTTTATAAAATGGCAAGGCTATTGCGGCATGGCCGAAGCATTAGCTGATTTATAA